The following are from one region of the Arachis duranensis cultivar V14167 chromosome 10, aradu.V14167.gnm2.J7QH, whole genome shotgun sequence genome:
- the LOC107471938 gene encoding uncharacterized protein LOC107471938 isoform X1, whose amino-acid sequence MALFFKKFTEGAKILAKRPSFSKDPRQLQFQADINRLFLYSSYNQLGKSADEANVEEIIEMANKASFADQQMQVQENVHSQIKAFCTFMDEILLPNKKMVNDFSELSRQTNTLPHRSGLSFAVGRSNTPINPDVPQTRPLSQAEVSQKLKNQLGFTLDVKSSQIPHKDAGQGLFLDGAADVGAVIAFYPGVVYSPAFYRYIPGYPKVDAQNPYLITRYDGNVINAQPWGSGGEVREPWSGRIMGEIKPNVKGAEKGSEKFWKLLSKPLEGNKLGSKNEILERRNPLALAHFANHPPKGVQPNVMICPYDFPLTEDNMRVYIPNVMFGNGEVNMRRFGSFWFKSGVSRKSASSTNAATLKTLVLVATRALEDEEVLLNYRLSNTKGRPQWYAPVDEEEDRRRWS is encoded by the exons ATGGCTCtttttttcaagaaattcaCCGAG GGCGCCAAAATCCTTGCAAAACGCCCTTCTTTTTCTAAGGATCCAAGACAACTACAATTTCAAGCTGACATTAACCGCTTGTTCCTTTATTCCAG CTACAATCAGTTGGGGAAGAGTGCAGATGAAGCAAATGTCGAAGAAATTATTGAAATGGCCAATAAAGCCTCTTTTGCTGATCAACAGATGCAAGTTCAAGAAAATGTTCATTCACAAATCAAAGCATTTTGCACCTTCATGGATGAAATTCTTCTgccaaacaaaaagatggtgaatgaTTTCTCTGAATTATCTCGGCAAACGAATACTTTGCCTCATCGAAGTGGGCTTAGTTTTGCTGTGGGTAGGAGCAATACACCTATCAATCCCG ACGTCCCTCAGACAAGGCCATTAAGCCAAGCAGAAGTTtctcagaaattaaaaaatcaacttGGCTTCACACTTGATGTTAAATCTTCTCAAATACCCCACAAGGATGCTGGCCAGGGTCTATTCTTAGATGGCGCAGCAGATGTTGGTGCTGTAATTGCCTTCTATCCTGGGGTGGTCTATTCTCCAGCTTTCTATCGGTATATTCCCGGATACCCCAAGGTTGATGCACAGAATCCCTATTTGATTACTAGATACGATGGGAATGTCATCAATGCCCAACCTTGGGGCTCTGGAGGTGAAGTGCGAGAACCATGGAGTGGTAGAATAATGGGCGAAATCAAACCCAATGTGAAAGGAGCCGAGAAAGGCTCAGAGAAGTTCTGGAAACTTCTTAGTAAGCCTTTAGAAGGCAACAAACTTGGATCCAAGAATGAAATACTTGAGCGTAGAAACCCTTTAGCTTTAGCTCATTTTGCAAATCACCCTCCAAAAGGGGTGCAACCAAATGTCATGATTTGCCCTTATGACTTCCCATTAACCGAAGACAACATGAGAGTTTACATCCCAAATGTTATGTTTGGAAACGGTGAAGTGAACATGAGGAGATTTGGCAGCTTTTGGTTCAAATCTGGGGTGTCTAGAAAAAGTGCATCATCAACAAATGCTGCGACACTGAAAACTCTTGTTTTGGTAGCTACTAGAGCTCTTGAAGATGAGGAAGTCCTCCTCAACTACAGGCTCAGCAACACCAAAGGGAGACCACAATGGTATGCTCCAGTAGATGAAGAAGAGGACAGGAGAAGATGGAGCTAA
- the LOC107471938 gene encoding uncharacterized protein LOC107471938 isoform X2, which produces MANKASFADQQMQVQENVHSQIKAFCTFMDEILLPNKKMVNDFSELSRQTNTLPHRSGLSFAVGRSNTPINPDVPQTRPLSQAEVSQKLKNQLGFTLDVKSSQIPHKDAGQGLFLDGAADVGAVIAFYPGVVYSPAFYRYIPGYPKVDAQNPYLITRYDGNVINAQPWGSGGEVREPWSGRIMGEIKPNVKGAEKGSEKFWKLLSKPLEGNKLGSKNEILERRNPLALAHFANHPPKGVQPNVMICPYDFPLTEDNMRVYIPNVMFGNGEVNMRRFGSFWFKSGVSRKSASSTNAATLKTLVLVATRALEDEEVLLNYRLSNTKGRPQWYAPVDEEEDRRRWS; this is translated from the exons ATGGCCAATAAAGCCTCTTTTGCTGATCAACAGATGCAAGTTCAAGAAAATGTTCATTCACAAATCAAAGCATTTTGCACCTTCATGGATGAAATTCTTCTgccaaacaaaaagatggtgaatgaTTTCTCTGAATTATCTCGGCAAACGAATACTTTGCCTCATCGAAGTGGGCTTAGTTTTGCTGTGGGTAGGAGCAATACACCTATCAATCCCG ACGTCCCTCAGACAAGGCCATTAAGCCAAGCAGAAGTTtctcagaaattaaaaaatcaacttGGCTTCACACTTGATGTTAAATCTTCTCAAATACCCCACAAGGATGCTGGCCAGGGTCTATTCTTAGATGGCGCAGCAGATGTTGGTGCTGTAATTGCCTTCTATCCTGGGGTGGTCTATTCTCCAGCTTTCTATCGGTATATTCCCGGATACCCCAAGGTTGATGCACAGAATCCCTATTTGATTACTAGATACGATGGGAATGTCATCAATGCCCAACCTTGGGGCTCTGGAGGTGAAGTGCGAGAACCATGGAGTGGTAGAATAATGGGCGAAATCAAACCCAATGTGAAAGGAGCCGAGAAAGGCTCAGAGAAGTTCTGGAAACTTCTTAGTAAGCCTTTAGAAGGCAACAAACTTGGATCCAAGAATGAAATACTTGAGCGTAGAAACCCTTTAGCTTTAGCTCATTTTGCAAATCACCCTCCAAAAGGGGTGCAACCAAATGTCATGATTTGCCCTTATGACTTCCCATTAACCGAAGACAACATGAGAGTTTACATCCCAAATGTTATGTTTGGAAACGGTGAAGTGAACATGAGGAGATTTGGCAGCTTTTGGTTCAAATCTGGGGTGTCTAGAAAAAGTGCATCATCAACAAATGCTGCGACACTGAAAACTCTTGTTTTGGTAGCTACTAGAGCTCTTGAAGATGAGGAAGTCCTCCTCAACTACAGGCTCAGCAACACCAAAGGGAGACCACAATGGTATGCTCCAGTAGATGAAGAAGAGGACAGGAGAAGATGGAGCTAA
- the LOC127743103 gene encoding uncharacterized protein LOC127743103 — protein MNNSEKTYRKKQEKIMVKSKEIRYENVVRTNMEGNTINVDQHIEKRSQYILYEEENETNPEDGILISLLVVAVSPVPLQPPPPSRQKVPTLALSPTDAAVVPRTHHRHLKLWPLFLRILVISDPPLPGVPPLPGRQEFQAPLQQIPLTHQPILIAMRQDKGIANQAGKYARCLIPILFAHGLLQSILMFLQTQSIVFPMVITSALTALFHILLCWLLVFWVTCVGVWQAKQ, from the exons ATGAATAACAGTGAGAAGACCTATAGAAAGAAACAAGAGAAAATCATGGTTAAATCCAAGGAGATCCGTTATGAGAATGTGGTCAGGACTAACATGGAAGGGAATACAATTAATGTGGACCAACATATTGAGAAAAGATCCCAATATATCTTGTacgaagaagagaatgaaacaAATCCTGAAGATGGCAT TCTGATATCCCTTCTCGTCGTCGCAGTCTCACCTGTGCCATTGCAACCACCGCCCCCCTCCCGGCAGAAAGTTCCGACGCTCGCATTATCTCCCACTGACGCCGCCGTGGTTCCCCGCACACACCACCGTCACCTTAAATTGTGGCCCTTGTTCCTCCGTATTCTGGTGATCTCCGATCCCCCACTTCCTGGTGTGCCCCCCCTTCCTGGCCGGCAAGAATTCCAGGCACCACTGCAGCAGATTCCGTTGACGCACCAGCCTATTCTAATTGCGATGCGCCAAGACAAAGGCATAGCCAACCAAGCTGGCAAGTATGCCCGCTGCTTGATCCCAATCCTCTTCGCGCATGGCCTTCTTCAGTCCATTCTCATGTTCTTGCAAACCCAAAGCATTGTCTTCCCAATGGTCATAACCTCTGCACTTACGGCGCTGTTCCACATCCTTCTCTGTTGGCttcttgtatttt GGGTGACTTGTGTCGGCGTGTGGCAAGCCAAGCAATGA